In the genome of bacterium SCSIO 12827, the window CAAGCGGGCCTGGGTTTCCACATGGGCGACAAGGGCCTGTTCGATCAGCTTCCGCCCTCGGTCGGTCAGGACGATCCGCACGCTGCGGCCGTCATCACGGTTGGCCCGGCGCACGACATATCCCGATCGCTCCAACTGGTCGATGCGGTGGGTCATGGTGCCCGACGTGACCATGGTCGAGGCGATCAATTCACCCGGTGACAGGCTGTAGGGCGGACCGACGCGGAGCAGGGTCGACAGCACGTCGAACCCCGCCACATTCAGGTCGAACTTGGCCCAGGTCTCTTCC includes:
- a CDS encoding MarR family transcriptional regulator, which produces MDHSLNRPEDHVDRILAEWRQGFPNLATAPMGVVGRVRRLGTFFLRGMEETWAKFDLNVAGFDVLSTLLRVGPPYSLSPGELIASTMVTSGTMTHRIDQLERSGYVVRRANRDDGRSVRIVLTDRGRKLIEQALVAHVETQARLIETLTPAEQDTLAALLKKMLAEFEAPESDKRSPVP